The nucleotide window GTTTGGCTGACGGCATCAGGGGTcaggggtgttgttgagcgTATGGTGGCAGCGTATTGATGGATACAATACAGAACCATACGCAACATAGATAAGATAATGGTAGAGAAATAGGTAGGAGGACCTTAGGTATAACAATAAGGAGGTGATTATAAGGATACAATAGAGTAGTAGCTACTAGCCAGCTGGTACAATATGGCTATTTCCAACATATTCCCTACATTGTTGACTATAACATCCAAGCAAACGTATCTCTATACTGCGTATATTGCACGAAAGCCTGAACAACCTCGCTGCGAACCTATGATATCTAATCCATTGTATCCTCCGCAAGGAACAATCTAACCTCACAAGCCCATACACTACAAGCCATACACACAACAAGGTAACCATCGATATACTCCCACCATATAATACCCCGTATCAAACAACCCAATACCGCCTTCAACACAACATAAAATACACAGCACACCACACCCCACCGCTCTCACCGATCCCAATCCTAAcctcaatcaatcacatGTGATtcccctcccatccatcctccacgtGACCTTTACAAACCCTAACCCTACTCCCTCCCACCTCGTCACCCACTAGCCCCTAGCGTCCCCACCCTCCAACCCCTACATAAACCCCCCCCTATCCGCCGGCCCCCCCCCTTCgccctcctttttttttcctttcttcttcatcatcagtAGCGGTTTACTTTTACCTTCAAGTAATTTAGTAAATCTTTACCGGGGCTCCGTCACCGTACGGCTCGCTGAGGGTTATCTTGTGTGGGATTTTTTCTCTATGGGTTTCTCCTCCGTTCCCAGCCTTGCAGAGCAGTTcgtcttcctttttcccttacAATTCATGGCTTGGCTAGGGTTTTTTGTTCGAAAGGATAAAATCCCCATGCGCTTGagctgtggaggaggcggtACATTACATTCCTTTCAAACTTTGTTCTTTATGTTGAATGGGGTTTTGATAGAGAggattatatagaattttcGTAGATGGGTGCTGGCTTTTGTCTTTCtgtacaatatatatatattcctctATCGAAAAGTGATATTGGGGTGTACATATATATGTGCCAGCGGTGAAAGTTGGGTTCTTGAGAATCCGTATGTCACGTGGTTTCACTACTTAAGGGCTTGTGGGTTCTGGTGCGGACTTCTTAAGTACCTAAGCACAGCATATGGCATGCGCATGTGGGTGCAGGATTATTGTCTATGCTGGAGTTGTGGTACTACTACGCAGTTCGTCTCGTCAACTGGATTCATAATATTGCCCTTGGATTGTACCAAGTATGATGATTGACTGTGCCAGTGCACCTTACTATATCGGGCACATGTCTACCTGCTGATTAAGGCTGATTTCAATCCAGTTCTTCCggataagataagaaaagACACTTTTTCTCAATGCGGTCATCACTTTTATTTCATATCTCATACCAACTATACTCCACCCCAgcccccctccctcgccaTTATAAAAcgtatatatctaaaaagGCAGCTGCTACTACACCCGTCCAGCATTTCCAATCTGGATTCTCTCTCCCGACCACTTATCATCGCGACGCAACACCGGCCAGCTCGTCCCGTCGGCCTTGACCAGCGTCAGCTCCAACTTGGTGCCCAGCACGCGGAACTTGGACTGCTCGGGGTCGATGGGCGCAAACAACTCATATGAATCCGTGTAGCGTTTGTTATCCGTCGTAGGGAGGTCCAGCTCGATCGACGTGGCCTTGAACTCGACCTTGGCGGTGTCTTTGTTAATCTTCTTCAGGTAGAGCGAGACGTTCACGGAGGAGGCGGTTTGGTAGAAGTCGTTCCTGTTGTTCATCCATAATGTCTTAGTATACTTTCCAATCCGCAGCAAGCGGCCGCAGCtgtagagagagaaagagagtggTAGCTCACCTAACAGACTCGACCTTCTCTTCACCCGCcggcttccccttccccacaAACagatgcttcttcttctccgagcaCCCCTGAATCTTCAAGAACTCATCAAACTCCAGCACCCGCTTCTTGCAGCATGACCAGCCCTTGCTTCCCTCGTGGAAGATCGGCTGGCCCGGGTGGTACACGCACTTCTCCTCGTCGCGCGAGACGTTCGCATCGTAGCCTGCATTACAACCGCGACGACGGCAGGTCGCGTTCGCGGGAATGGCTAGCTCTGGGTCATCGGACTCGGGTTCTTCGGGCACGGGGGTGGGCGCGttcgagggaggagggatagCGGGGGAGTTGACGGGGCGGGGAggagcagcggcggcggcggcgctggGGACGGGAGTAGCGGCCGGGGATGGTACTTCGGCGGCGGGTTTGGGAGGTTCGACAGGGGTGTCATCGACAGTGGAGTGTTTGCCTGTGGTGCAGGGAGGGATGGCGAGGAATTCGTCAAAGGTGAGGACGCGGGGTTTGCAGCATTTCCAGCCTGCGGGGTGGTTCAGTTAGTATGTTGGATGCGATCATGtgtaagtagatagatgagTGGAACTGAGtcaggaagaagatcagaTAGACGGTGGATCAACTAAACTACTCCCAAGGTCCCCCCTCGGAATCCTCTGACTTAATACCTTTCTGTCCTTCGTGGAACACCGGCGGGCCAGGATGATAGACGCAGGGCTCGTCGGCGTCGGTGAATTCCTTCCCGCAGCCCTTGTGGACACACTTGGAGGCCATGCTGGGGAAATGGAGTGGAAGCGACTGAAATGAGAGGAAGCAGAGCTGAGTAAGAGAGAGACCGACGGTTTAACGGTATCTCCTGGGGAAGAGATATGAGTTCTATGGGGGGGGAAAAGATCGATCGTCGCAAACATCGAAGGTCGAAGAACCGCTCGCCGCTGAGGTTCGGCCCAAACGGGCTTAGCCGGGGGGGGGAGAGCTCGAAGGTTCCAGTCATTCAATCCATTCTTGCTCTTCCCCGCGATTCCATCTTCCAAGTTCTATACCCTTGATTGATTTACTTCAACTTAGTCTAGACACCCCAATAGAGTCTGGATttctatatcttataaacGACATGCtccccaccgccgcccgtCTCGCCGCTGCTCGCGTCACTCTCTTCACCCGCGCCAATTGCGGCCTCTGCGACACCGCCAAACTCACCGTCACGAAGCTGCACAAGCGCCGTCCCTTCGACTACACCGAGTTGGACATTCAGCTCCCGAGCAATAAGCCATGGAAGGATGTCTACGATTTTGATGTTCCCGTGCTACACGTCCAGTCGGTCCAGAGCGACGCGTCGTTGTCGGATCCGAAGAAGTTGTTTCATCGGTGGAcggagcaggagatggagacatTGATCGacgaggcggagaagaagcagtagCTGGAGACAGCTGTCTAGGGttgtgtgtatatatatactgtaaatATGCATGTAATATGAGTTCAGTCTTGATATTCGGATTTGTACGGGGGATCCGCAGCATTCGTATTGGTCGCCTTGGTCGCAGTGTATTCGATAGGAAACTCGGCTGGGTCACCGCATCCGCGATGACGGAGATCTACATAAGTCGATCTCCGTCAATGTACTAGAGGAGCTCGTGGGAAATTTGATTCGAAGGAGTAAGTAACTACTGATAGTATGCTAATATAATGGGAATTTTTTCGGGGCTTACTTGCTAAAAATGTGCCGaaaatactagtatactCCTAGCTATATATTATCCAAGTGATGGTAGCTGGGTTTTGAATATTATCTGATAGATACTATtgaagtactaagtagttgTCGAAACGGCGTTTTTGCCAAGTACTAGTAGGCCAAGCGATATATCACTGGCTACCCAGCAGCAGGGGTGATTCAAATCTCTTAACATAAAGTAGATAAGCAGTAACATCAAACCGATTATAGTAGTAtgttctataatatttaatcatAACTGCCATcaaacaaaaacaaaggGTATCTATCAACATCACATATCATCTCCCACCAAATCAACCAACAAACtctcaacccaacccaaatTCCTCCGTtgactctgactctgactctgactctgactctgactTTGACTGTGACCCTGACTCTGCCTACGCCTTCCCCCTGACGAATCCACAGCACCGCCACTCGTCCTTTCCACCAACCTCGtcctcacctccccatccaaccccatcaccatcgcatcatccacatcccgCTGCAACGCACCCGCCAGATTTTCGAGCGTGCTTCTCCCCAACCTCGCAAAACGAGTATACTCCCCAGCTCGGAACCCTTCATACCTCGCCAACAAGGAGATAACCCTCGTCCAGGCCCTTTTCAGCGGCGCCACGCCCGGACTGGGACACAACCGCGCAGCCAGAACGACAATCCCACAGGCATAAAGATACTCCACGTTCTCCCAGTAGGGCGAGCCAGCACTGCGCCAGGTATCGTCCGGGCCGCCGTCGAGCAGCCCGTCCTCGGTTTCTTCGATCAAGTCGACGAGGGTTGCGGCAATGGCGGCGCATTTGAGGGAGGTGTCGCGGACGATGGTTACTAGTATTGGCGAGTTGAtagatgaagaaggatcaGTCTCTGACATGTGAGGGTGCTTGTTTGAGCGGCAGGGGCATTTGGCGGAGAGGGCGAGGCCAAGAGCTAAGAGAGGTCGGTAGAGTCGAAGTCTGAGATAGAGGTAGCGGGCGTGCAGGATGTGGCGTTGTCGGCGGACTATTGGGTCGTCCGCTAGTTCGAAGGTTTCGTCGGTGCGGAGAAATGAGGGTAGAGATGTTTGCCAGTCGTAGAGAAGAGCGTCTGTTTTGAGAAAAGGGGAGATGTCCAGGGCGAGGAGTTTCTTCGCGGCGCAGGTGTCTGGTCGGGTTCTTGCTTCGGATTCCCAGGCAGTGATGTCTTCGACATGGGTGTAGAGTCTGGCGCATGCGACCAGGAACTCGATGATTGAAGGCCGGTCTCCACTGGAGTTGGGCGTCCGTCCGGAGACGGTGTCGATGTAGTCAGTGTCTAGGTGTGTGGGGAGGTGCACCTGGAGGGGGTTGTTGACTTGGGGCGGTAGGCCTAGCTGTAGTGCTAACATTCGCTCTAGGATGATTGCGCTGTGCCAGAGCCTGCGGCCGAGTTCGCGCTGCTGTCTTTCTCGGCCGTTGCGGGCGGTTGCATGGGACTGGAATCCTAGGGTTTGCATGGTGCGGATGTTGTAGCCGATCAGTGCCCAGGCTTGTTTGGATTTACCTGTTGCGTTGAGGTACTGGCATTGTAGAAAGAGGCATTGCACACGCACCCAAGGGGTGCTCTGCCAGTCTGGGCTGTTTGTCATTCTCTGGGCGTGGTTGAAAAGGGACTGCAGATAGGCTTCATCTACTTGGCGGTATCTCAGACCGGAGAGAcacaatatcatcatgaGTATGGCGTGAAAGCCACTCAACCCAGCGGTGAGGTCTTGCACGTCGCGGACCTTTTCACAGGCCGACTGAAAGTCTGACAGGTCGAAGATAGGCCAGTTCACGTAGTCGCGGGCCAGGTAGGTGGCGATCAGGCTGTCCATCAGATCTGAGGGCAGTTGGGCGGGAGATTCGGCAATAGTGGAGTGAGGAACGCAGTCTGGCCCTGTATCTTGCAGCGAGAATATGCCATCTTCGAATGGTGCTTCAGTCTTGACGCGGCCTGTTCTTGCATCTACGGCCTGCTGCAGCCGGGTCAGGCGCGAAATGTGGGCATTGATCCCGGTACCCGGCGGGTTAGGAGGGTCGCCGTCATCTGAAGTGATAGAATATACCTCCACCGAGTCATGTCGGTTTCGATCATgccggggaggagaggacTCATCCCGCCGACGCTTCCTCTGCGAGCGCGGGGCAACATTGGAAATATTCCGTGGCAGAGTTTGCTGCctcggaggagagagagagcgactCTCATCCTCTGAATGAGATATTTTGGCTTTTTTATGAGAGCTGCAGGATGTTAGTTGATTCAAAGATCATACTATACACGTGCAGACGTACGTGGCGGGAGGCATATCCTCGGGCCGGTAGGAACATTGTTCGTCGAGTCCTCGTTTCTTGCATCCTCCACAGGCTGGCTGGCATTAGCTCCACTTTACAATGGGTAAAGAGAGAGATCATGAACAGACTAGGTTGAGACCTGTCACATCCCCGCCTTTTTAAGCGGCAGACGCAACAGGGAGTTGGGGGAAGGTTCATGGCGCGGGCTGCGCGTTCGGGAGGCTACTTAGGAATTGAGTCTATGTGATGTAGCGGTCGCATGTATGCCTGTTATACCGagaagataataataaagcgTTgagtttaaatataatatatattatagtctGAATGTCACAGAGACCCGCAACCTACAATGAGTGCCGCAGCCTCTTAACTGAAGGATGGGGAAATACAAAGGGAACTTCCCGCGGGCGCGTCCATCAACTGGCGTCGCGCGTGGCCCGGGCTGCCTGGTGCTTCTGTATGTGAATCCAATCTCAACCACAACCTGATTCCAACCCATACAAAAATAATGAAATCAATTTGTTACTATTATTTGTCCGCCATTCCCAGTACTAGCCAAGTCCTCACGCCATCTTACTTAACCATCACATCCATGGCTGCCCTCCTGAGGAGGGTCCACACATCCGTTATCACACAGCTTAGCATGGCCAACTTGGCCCGGATTCGTAcagtggaagaggatgttgGTCAGGTTTTGGTTCTCATATCCGGTGCCTTGGAGGGCGTCTGTCAGATCAGATTGAGAGAAGCCTATACCGGTTTCATATTAGCATCAGCTAGTCAGATGGAGAAGTAGATACTATATGACCTGATAGTACATATAGTTGGAGTAGGTCTTACCCTTATCATTCAACAGCACATCCGAGCAGTAATCAAAGCTCGGGGTGCAGGTCTTATCAGCCACAGATAGCCCAGTTAAGGtcagggtgaggagggtggccAAGATGGTAGGTGGCTTCATTGTTATAGGGTATTCGGGTATACTAGTAGGATGTATTCGATAGTAATGGTAAATAGGAAGAAAGGGTGAACTTGGTCTAGCATGGATGCTGAATGAGTTTAAATAGTCCTGTCTGAGCACATTCCTGGTGATGTCTGCGCTGCGGGGATTGGAATGTGGACGTTGCTTGGTATGTCTCGTTTCATCATGATTTGAGATGACACTGTAGCAGTGAGTTTGAGCAGCTATGGTGCTGAAGGCCAAGTATGTATGTGGCTTCACCCATTGAGATCTAGATTGGAGACTAGCATAGCACATCACAGCGAGTCAGAAACCAGGACCGGTCATCCTCGGTGATCGCGCAACGCTGTTCTCCACTAATGGAGGAACCTCGGACATTGGGATACAGCGACACGCCATACCAGCAATGGCAACGGAGATCGACGATGGCTGGATGACATCCAATGCCTAATGTAGTGGATGTAGTGGGGTTTCAGCGTGGTATCGATGCACTGTACTAGTATAAGTGGAGATATTTCCGTGCTTTCTATCGCTCCATCTTTCAAGTGAGACTCGGGGTGGAGAATGACAAGGATGGTATACCCGGCTTCATTTTGCGTCAACCCAATCACTTCTGTCAGCACCTCATGTTCTGAATAGGCAGAACTCAGGCTCGAATGCTGCCTTGGAGAAGGGTCTAATGCAGTGCTTAGTTGCTTTTGCCGCGGTTCTTTGTTCTCCTTCCTACCTATCACAACCTTGTCTCATAAGTTCTCACTAGTTTACTGAACCCTGCAAGCCTTGTTAGGCAGGATGAGACTAAACGCGTCTTGTGGCCGTGATTCGGGCTTTTGTTATGATGGGCTGTTCCCCTAAACTCACCGTGTCAGTTTAAAACGTATCGTTCTTCCAGTCtgtcagtcaatcagtcGCTCGTTACCTTTTCACTCGTTCAAATCCAAGGCTCTCCAACATGGAGAGATCCGATAGCATTTCCCTGCCCAGCATTGAG belongs to Aspergillus luchuensis IFO 4308 DNA, chromosome 3, nearly complete sequence and includes:
- a CDS encoding uncharacterized protein (COG:O;~EggNog:ENOG410PSUP;~InterPro:IPR036249,IPR008554;~PFAM:PF05768) codes for the protein MLPTAARLAAARVTLFTRANCGLCDTAKLTVTKLHKRRPFDYTELDIQLPSNKPWKDVYDFDVPVLHVQSVQSDASLSDPKKLFHRWTEQEMETLIDEAEKKQ
- a CDS encoding uncharacterized protein (COG:S;~EggNog:ENOG410Q1K9); the encoded protein is MCYASLQSRSQWVKPHTYLAFSTIAAQTHCYSVISNHDETRHTKQRPHSNPRSADITRNVLRQDYLNSFSIHARPSSPFLPIYHYYRIHPTSIPEYPITMKPPTILATLLTLTLTGLSVADKTCTPSFDYCSDVLLNDKGFSQSDLTDALQGTGYENQNLTNILFHCTNPGQVGHAKLCDNGCVDPPQEGSHGCDG
- a CDS encoding transcription factor domain-containing protein (COG:K;~EggNog:ENOG410PVBH;~InterPro:IPR007219;~PFAM:PF04082;~go_function: GO:0003677 - DNA binding [Evidence IEA];~go_function: GO:0008270 - zinc ion binding [Evidence IEA];~go_process: GO:0006351 - transcription, DNA-templated [Evidence IEA]), with the protein product MPPATSHKKAKISHSEDESRSLSPPRQQTLPRNISNVAPRSQRKRRRDESSPPRHDRNRHDSVEVYSITSDDGDPPNPPGTGINAHISRLTRLQQAVDARTGRVKTEAPFEDGIFSLQDTGPDCVPHSTIAESPAQLPSDLMDSLIATYLARDYVNWPIFDLSDFQSACEKVRDVQDLTAGLSGFHAILMMILCLSGLRYRQVDEAYLQSLFNHAQRMTNSPDWQSTPWVRVQCLFLQCQYLNATGKSKQAWALIGYNIRTMQTLGFQSHATARNGRERQQRELGRRLWHSAIILERMLALQLGLPPQVNNPLQVHLPTHLDTDYIDTVSGRTPNSSGDRPSIIEFLVACARLYTHVEDITAWESEARTRPDTCAAKKLLALDISPFLKTDALLYDWQTSLPSFLRTDETFELADDPIVRRQRHILHARYLYLRLRLYRPLLALGLALSAKCPCRSNKHPHMSETDPSSSINSPILVTIVRDTSLKCAAIAATLVDLIEETEDGLLDGGPDDTWRSAGSPYWENVEYLYACGIVVLAARLCPSPGVAPLKRAWTRVISLLARYEGFRAGEYTRFARLGRSTLENLAGALQRDVDDAMVMGLDGEVRTRLVERTSGGAVDSSGGRRRQSQGHSQSQSQSQSQSQSQRRNLGWVESLLVDLVGDDM
- a CDS encoding cysteine and histidine-rich domain-containing protein (COG:S;~EggNog:ENOG410PING;~InterPro:IPR008978,IPR007052,IPR007051;~PFAM:PF04968,PF04969), which encodes MASKCVHKGCGKEFTDADEPCVYHPGPPVFHEGQKGWKCCKPRVLTFDEFLAIPPCTTGKHSTVDDTPVEPPKPAAEVPSPAATPVPSAAAAAAPPRPVNSPAIPPPSNAPTPVPEEPESDDPELAIPANATCRRRGCNAGYDANVSRDEEKCVYHPGQPIFHEGSKGWSCCKKRVLEFDEFLKIQGCSEKKKHLFVGKGKPAGEEKVESVRNDFYQTASSVNVSLYLKKINKDTAKVEFKATSIELDLPTTDNKRYTDSYELFAPIDPEQSKFRVLGTKLELTLVKADGTSWPVLRRDDKWSGERIQIGNAGRV